The Aedes albopictus strain Foshan chromosome 1, AalbF5, whole genome shotgun sequence genomic interval atattCGGAAGAGCGGGTTTTCCACTAGGTATTCAtcgaaacaattttcaaaaaaaaaataccatgaagAATATCAAGGAATagattttgaagcaattcctgcaggaattgctgagaaaagtgttggaaaatttccagaaagattctcggaaaaaaaattaaaaggctCCAGATATTAAcctggaagaactttttaagatattcttggaggaacatcCAGACAAGTATCTTGATAATTCTCTAGAGGAATGGCCTAATATATAGCTGGGAAGATCTCTGAATATgtgaaacaaaattaacaaaaatttctgaattgctagaggaaaactccagaggaatgtctgaaagaatctgaGAATCCCTGTTTGTTCTTCCCTAAATTGTATCATTTCaacaaattctttagaaaataatattagattgattgattgatttgtctttattatagagactttcagcccttggctggttcgtctctaataatattagagaaatttcaaagaattaaTAAGTTCAGGAAAAATTGTTGAtaaactctgaaagaatccctcaagacatttctagagaaaaaaaatacaaggagCTTCTCTAGgactttttgatgttttcgacaatctctccaggagtttattcagtgCTCTTTCGgtagttccttcggaaaattcttcaacaaatgcggatatttttcctagattttcatagaaaatccttttgctgatttcagtaaaaaaaaacccatcgttaattcctccagaaatgccttcgagGTTCCTTTAAATTCagaaatatgtttttattttttcatgtttctttatattttttttctaaaatttcttcaaaaattactctgTCAGTTCGTCCTTTAAACATCTCCTTTAGAAGATGTTGGAGATTTTCCTGAGTTCCTTCggtagttcctctaggaattcctgtaagaattccttgaagTTGGATCGTTTTGTTCATGtgatcttctggaaattcctttgggattgccgccaggaattatttttgaaaattttcagaagtatTGTGGATTTTTTCCAGGCGTTTTTACGGAGTTCatatgaaaatttctttggattttttaggCAGTTTCGCCAGGTGTTTAtttggaatttcctccagagataattTTAGAAGTTCTCCTAGCATTTCCAACAACAGTTTAATCGTAAATTCATTCAATAGTTCCTTTGGTAACTTCTTCAGAAGTACTCTTGTTAATTAATCCACAAGCTTCTTAAATTCATTCTTTTATCAAACTGCTCCAGAAgtctcttcgggaattcttccataagatAATCTAGAAATGCTACCCATAAGTGACTacgaaaattcctcgaggagctcCTTAACTCCTGCTTAAATTCTTATGGCAAATCCTCCGTGAGTTCTTTcgataacttctccagaagtaattttgtgaatttcctatgaattctcaggaattcctttaggagtacaCTTGGAAGTATCTCAAttgaattcttcggaaattttttccaaaaattacttttgaaattccccAGCGAGTatcttagatattcctccaaaagtttattAAGTAGCTCTCCTAGCAATTATATTTGGCATTCCATGGAAACCTTTCAGGAAATCTATGGGAAATCTTGTAAAATTCATCTAAAAGTTTCTATATAATATGCCACTGAATTTGCTGCGGaattttttcttggagttccttcgtGCGTTCTTTTGATGTTCCTAAAGgagcttccaaaattcctccggatatttctccagcaaatgtgtcgaaaactcttccaagaaattattcagaaatctttcagaagAATCTTTTGGCGGATGAGTTTATTCTGGGATTTAAAGATTAATTTCTGCAAAATCCCGAAGGATCTTTTTAGTATTGTAATGGGTGACAGTTCCTTCACAAAACttttagggaattccttcaaatatttctccagatgttATTTCAGATTATACTTCGGTTGATTTTATAGAAGTTCCaatgagaatttttccagaacttcGAAGCAGCTCTTGGAGAAGTTTCCGAAttaacttctaaaaaaaaacttctagagtaACTTCCGATATTCGTTAAGGCATTTGCTCTCCAGGAATATTCAGAGGTTctcttcaggaatctggaaagattcctttcaggaatctggagagattccttccagcaatctgaagagattcctccaggaatctggagagatcccttcctggaatctggagagatcccttctatgaatctggagagattccttccaggaatctggagagattccttccaggaatctggagagattccttccaggaatctggagagattccttccaggaatctggagagattccttccaggaatctggagagattccttccaggaatctggagagattccttccaggaatctggagagattccttccaggaatctggagcgattccttccaggaatctggagcgattccttccaggaatctggagcgattccttccaggaatctggagcgattccttccaggaatctggagcgattccttccaggaatctggagcgattccttccaggaatctggagcgattccttccaggaatctggagcgattccttccaggaatctggagcgattccttccaggaatctggagcgattccttccaggaatctggggcgattccttccaggaatctggagcgattccttccaggaatctggagcgattccttccaggaatctggagcgattccttccaggaatctggagcgattccttccaggaatctggagcgattccttccaggaatctggagcgattccttccaggaatctggagcgattccttccaggaatctggagcgattccttccaggaatctggagagattccttccagaaatctgGAGAGGTTCCTTCCAGGAAACTGggaagattcctttcaggaatctgggaagattcctttcaggaatctgggaagattcctttcaggaatctggagagattccctccaggaatctggagcgattccttccaggaatcgggagggatttcttcctggaatctggagagattccttccaggaatctggagagattccttccaggaatctttagagattccttccaggaatctggagagattccttccaggaatctggagattccttccaggaatctggagagattccttccaggaatctggagtgattccttccaggaatctggagtgattccttccaggaatctggagtgattccttccaggaatctggagtgattcctttcaggaatctggagagattccttccaggaatctggagaggttccttccaggaatgtggagagattccttccaggaatgtggagagattccttccaggaatgtggagagattccttccaggaatgtggagagattccttccaggaatgtggagagattccttccaggaatgtggagagattccttccaggaatgtggagagattccttccaggaatgtggagagattccttccaggaatgtggagagattccttccaggaatgtggagagattccttccaggaatgtggagagattccttccaggaatgtggagagattccttccaggaatgtggagagattccttccaggaatgtggagagattccttccaggaatgtggagagattccttccaggaatgtggagagattccttccaggaatgtggagagattccttccaggaatgtggagagattccttccaggaatgtggagagattccttccaggaatgtggagatattccttccaggaatgtggagagattccttccaggaatgtggagagattccttccaggaatgtggagagattccttccaggaatgtggagagattccttccaggaatgtggagagattccctccaggaatctggagagattcctttcaggaatctggagagattcctttcaggtatctggagagattcctttcattaatctggagagattcctttcaggaatctggagagattcctttcaggaatctggagagattcctttcaggaatccggagagattcctttcattaatctagagagaatcctttcaggaatctggaaggattcctttcaggaatctggagagatttctttctggaatttggagagattccttccaggaatctggagagattccttccaggaaccttgaaactttttttccagaaatctgaagattcttccaggaatctggagattcctgcCAGGAGTCTGGagccaggaatctggagattccttccaagaatatggagagattcctctcaggaatctggagagattcctctcaggaatcttgaGTGATTCGTCCttagaatctggagagattcctttcaagagtctggagaaattcttttcaggaatctggagaaattccttttgggagtCCGGAGtgtttcctctcaggaatctaccATCTGTAGTAGCGCATATTGCTTATTATTACCTTGTTTTTACTAACCCCTGTTCATGTTTTTTATCCTTTTCCTAAAACAGACGCTCAGCAGACCCGCTCACCTGGCACGTGGTTACCATCAGTACCAACTCCGGCCCCTCGTCGCTACCGAACATCCTCCACCCAGTCAATGGAGCCAAAAAGAAGCACCCGCACCGGAGCGAACTGGAGCGAACCAgctgcagcagcagtagcaacTCCAGCACCGGCAGCTCGGgcaccctggaggaaatccccggCGGTCGGGACATCAAGGTGGTGGTATCGGTGGCACCCCGGACGAAACTGGGCTGTGGGATTTGCAAGGGGCCGGATTGGAAGCCGGGGATCTTCGTGCAGTTTACCAAGGAAGGTGGTGTGGCGCGGGAGGCCGGGCTGCGCCCAGGTGACCAGATCATGTCCTGCAATGGGCGGGAGTTCGCGGACATTACGTTCGCCGAGGCGGTCAGCATTATGAAGGCGTCGCAAGTGTTGGAGCTGGTGGTGCGACCGGGAGCAGGGATCGACATGTTCCCCGGGGAATCTAGTGGGTACAACAGCAGCGCGAGCAGTGTTAACGGCGATCAGAGTCCGTGTTGGGGCGATTCGACAGCGAAGAGGTTGAGCATCGTCCGGGAGGAATCGATCTCGAAGGATCGAAGGTCGGGATTACAGAGGGCGGACAAAGTGGGACCAAAGACGGCGGGAGGTCACCGCCGGAACAATACTACGATTATTGAGTTTTCAGAAAATGGGACGGTGGTGAACAGTTCGCTGATTTCGCAGGATGGGGCCGGCGGGAAGAAGGAGATGGAAAGCAAAGAGGGGAGTAAAAAGTTGGCCGACATATGCTTCGTTTCGAAGCAAAGCGAAACCAAAACGGTCATTGTCGAGGTGCATCGGAGCGCGTCGACGAATTCGATAGCCACGGGCTCCCCAACTTCTTCGTCGAGTGGAGTCAGCACCGTCTCTTCTTCGGGGTCAACTTCGCACATTCCTCCGCCACCACCCCTGTTTGCAGACAAAATCCCACCACCCCCTCCACCGAGCAGTGGCCTCAGCAGCGGCTATTCGACCACCAACAGCGCCAAATCCGGCGGCCTGGGAACGCAGCATCAGCAGCGCAGTCCTTCGTCGGTCAGCTTGGCCGATTCCAGCGCCAGCAGTGGAATCGATTGCGGATCATCGAACAATGGCGGTGGCATTGGCGGGCTGGGTAGTGCAATCTCGGAGGAACTGAAGCGGAGAGCGCAGAAAAAGGGCTCGCTGTTGTCGTCGACGGCGCAGGAACCGGCCGCGGCGCTCACCGAGCTGGAAAATAGGCTGAAAGAAAAACGATTTAGGCCACCGGTGAACTCGGGCAGTGACGCGGCGCGACATTCCGCCCTGATGGACGAGTTCCGGGCGGTGCACAAGCGCATGTTCAAGAATGGGTTCGACAACGCCGAGATCAAGGTGAGTTGGTGACGATgttactagggaatcgcgccacttgggcggtggcttctatattcgtctgtttgctactataactcagtcaaatttgaaccaattgacacaattattggaatgcagtgagaaaggtatagtatctaaccgtgtacaacatttcaagtcaattggtttaaaattgactgagttatagtggcaaacagacgaatatagaatccaccgcccaagtggcgcgataccctacctctCTCTTTCTTTTTCCATTGGTGCCAAGCCAAGCATCAATGATTTTCGGGACCATAATGAACCTTTTCAGATAAATGCTAATTAGGTATTGGTAAATTATGATAATTTCACAATTTGGGTTAAACGAAATGTAGAACCGAATACTTACCATCTCAAGAGATTATTAAGAAATGTGGAGAAAGTCCTgctaggaatccggagagattctttcaaggaagctggagagattcctctcaggaatctaaagaaattcctcccaggattctggagagattcctgtaaTGATTTCAGACTTGTAAAGTTAATTAACAGCCGAGTTTCTACTTTAATTTCTGTATTTTCCACGGATCACACTTTTCCCGATCCAACGCCGTCGGTGACCGTTTCTATTCTCCCTTTCCCTACCGCTCCCTCTCTCTATCTCCCTTGGTTATGTCAACTCTCACTAAAGCCTATCTCGCACGAGGGGTGCGGCACTACATCCCCCTTAACACTTCTTGATGTAATGTGGCATATAGTTGTTAAACCAGACTGGTTCCTTCCTCTTCCGTTTTCCTCCTACAGCAGTATGCGTTTCCTCGGCTTGTTCTTGATTATCACACGTGTGTGGTGAGTCGATGGAAGGAGCAAAGTTCTGGTTACTGAAAGGTTCGCGATTGTTTGATCCTGTGCTGAAGTCGTTAGAGGTTGTTGATTCCGATTTCTCGATCTTCTTCATGTGCGCTGTGTTTCTTCTGAACTCCTTTCCAGTTGCCGTTGATTTGACCGTCACATCTGATCCCTGTTTGCGAAGTACCACAAATTCTTCATTCATGAATGCTGTGCTCAACTTGTTGTCCTTCTTCATCCGTTTAAGTAGCACAGTATCCC includes:
- the LOC109416129 gene encoding PDZ domain-containing protein 7 isoform X3, whose amino-acid sequence is MAANCTNLPKQINNGAASMGTFRTGGGPPTSLGYHHNTLTRTTKIGISSLGIGAGAGGGAGVGGLTMAEVKERMATIDGSSQRVRLVRLTRPQSYAHGHFNGGGNFGFSIRGGLEYGTGFFVSAVEKNSEADQQGLRVGDQIIRVNGYQVDDAVHRELAQFVSCQERLVLKVRSVGILPVKERSADPLTWHVVTISTNSGPSSLPNILHPVNGAKKKHPHRSELERTSCSSSSNSSTGSSGTLEEIPGGRDIKVVVSVAPRTKLGCGICKGPDWKPGIFVQFTKEGGVAREAGLRPGDQIMSCNGREFADITFAEAVSIMKASQVLELVVRPGAGIDMFPGESSGYNSSASSVNGDQSPCWGDSTAKRLSIVREESISKDRRSGLQRADKVGPKTAGGHRRNNTTIIEFSENGTVVNSSLISQDGAGGKKEMESKEGSKKLADICFVSKQSETKTVIVEVHRSASTNSIATGSPTSSSSGVSTVSSSGSTSHIPPPPPLFADKIPPPPPPSSGLSSGYSTTNSAKSGGLGTQHQQRSPSSVSLADSSASSGIDCGSSNNGGGIGGLGSAISEELKRRAQKKGSLLSSTAQEPAAALTELENRLKEKRFRPPVNSGSDAARHSALMDEFRAVHKRMFKNGFDNAEIKKAPSKDKLPIEVRPPGATTTSSGSTSSSNSCTQGGKGTMGRVAASELAKANGDIAELESIESFQLTSPTPTPVRPPSYYFCPQNTGPPTMKKSQKPIAVTISEYIGVGGNDEIAPDLPKKIGNLKYELEKTLSLSNLRQRSESREDLVERIQIGSQLDQGTRLSRSSSAVTTVSNGNRITIAISNGAEKK